A single window of Maylandia zebra isolate NMK-2024a linkage group LG2, Mzebra_GT3a, whole genome shotgun sequence DNA harbors:
- the LOC112433634 gene encoding phospholipase D1 isoform X2, translating into MSSTQKDDPQRLHRSSIDVLDPISDQFYEEAWMFTSARYTSIYQKVFHCRPSSDAGGLPGQCWPTQRGPGSEELKKILAFLVSFLFSSYPNKTFLHLLAPKRLWCPWRSGPEACAHHVDRKHSDTILEMLTVTSEANWTTQLQQE; encoded by the exons GACGATCCTCAGCGCTTACACAGATCCTCCATCGATGTTTTGGATCCAATCAGTGATCAGTTCTACGAGGAGGCCTGGATGTTCACCAGCGCTCGCTACACCTCCATCTACCAGAAG GTTTTCCACTGTCGGCCATCCAGCGATGCTGGAGGGCTACCTGGCCAATGCTGGCCTACACAAAGAGGTCCCGGCtcggaggagctgaagaagatccttgCCTTCCTCGTCAGTTTCCTCTTCAGTTCCTATCCCAACAAAACCTTCTTGCACCTATTAGCTCCAAAGAGGCTATGGTGCCCGTGGAGGTCTGGACCTGAGGCCTGTGCTCATCACGTGGATAGAAAACACTCTGACACCATTCTGGAG ATGTTGACTGTGACCTCAGAGGCCAACTGGaccacacagctgcagcaggagtga